Proteins encoded by one window of Deinococcus aestuarii:
- the ftsH gene encoding ATP-dependent zinc metalloprotease FtsH translates to MRRLNPWLIVLFVLALFLMFSQAPMSGRSSVNYNVFKDLLEQGRVERVVVRDNVAQVQLTEPTSVPVAGSATPREVGSFSVRLPSNQATPDAGLINQLEARGVDYRFDAPSQWFGLLINFLPIILMFGLLYFFFMRAQGGQNGVMQFGQSRAKKYGKENRVQTKFTDVAGHEEAKRELIEVVDFLKNPGKYHQIGAEIPKGVLLVGPPGTGKTLLARAIAGEADVPFFSVSASEFMEMFVGVGASRVRTLFEDARKSAPAIMFIDEIDSIGRKRGAGIGGGHDEREQTLNQILSEMDGFDKTSSVIVLGATNRPDVLDPALLRPGRFDRQVTIDLPNLKEREAILKVHLRNKPMAPGVDVPEVAKSTPYFSGADLKNVTNEAALEAARLGKTQIDMSDFYRALDKITLGLENSSLTISPEEKKAIAYHEAGHAVTAAVIPGSDKLQKVSIIPRGRALGAAFYLPEEQVLMSKERLENQLVVALGGRAAEEVFMGSVTSGAADDFRKATNIARKMVLEWGMGENFKNMALTTDSGPVFLGEDMAKPKAFSEHTSQLVDEDVKRILHRAYDRARSLVTEYSGAMHEVADALLSQELITGDVVRDAVGRVGRSPQPMPQTTA, encoded by the coding sequence TTGAGGCGACTCAATCCCTGGCTGATCGTCCTGTTCGTGCTGGCGCTCTTTTTGATGTTTTCCCAGGCGCCGATGAGCGGACGGTCGAGCGTCAATTACAACGTGTTCAAGGACCTGCTCGAACAGGGCCGGGTCGAGCGGGTCGTCGTGCGCGACAACGTGGCTCAGGTGCAGCTTACCGAGCCGACGAGCGTGCCGGTGGCGGGCTCGGCCACCCCGCGCGAGGTCGGAAGCTTCTCGGTCCGGCTGCCCAGCAACCAGGCCACGCCCGACGCCGGGCTGATCAACCAGCTTGAGGCGCGCGGTGTGGACTACCGCTTCGATGCGCCCAGCCAGTGGTTCGGCCTGCTGATCAACTTCCTGCCGATCATCCTGATGTTCGGGCTGCTGTACTTCTTCTTCATGCGCGCCCAGGGCGGCCAGAACGGCGTGATGCAGTTCGGCCAGTCCCGCGCCAAGAAGTACGGCAAGGAAAACCGCGTCCAGACCAAGTTCACCGACGTGGCCGGGCACGAGGAGGCCAAGCGCGAACTCATCGAGGTCGTGGACTTCCTGAAGAATCCCGGCAAGTACCACCAGATCGGCGCCGAGATCCCCAAGGGCGTGCTGCTCGTGGGCCCTCCCGGCACCGGTAAGACGCTGCTCGCGCGGGCCATCGCGGGTGAGGCGGACGTGCCCTTTTTCTCGGTCTCGGCCTCCGAGTTCATGGAGATGTTCGTGGGCGTCGGCGCGAGCCGCGTGCGCACCCTCTTCGAGGACGCCCGCAAGAGTGCCCCGGCGATCATGTTCATCGACGAGATCGACTCCATCGGGCGCAAGCGCGGCGCTGGGATCGGCGGCGGCCACGACGAGCGCGAGCAGACGCTCAACCAGATCCTCTCCGAGATGGACGGCTTCGACAAGACGAGCAGCGTGATCGTGCTCGGCGCGACGAACCGCCCCGACGTGCTCGACCCGGCGCTCTTGAGGCCCGGCCGCTTCGACCGTCAGGTGACCATCGACCTCCCGAACCTCAAGGAGCGCGAGGCGATCCTCAAGGTGCACCTGCGCAACAAGCCGATGGCTCCCGGCGTCGACGTGCCGGAGGTCGCCAAGAGCACGCCGTACTTCTCGGGTGCCGACCTCAAGAACGTGACGAACGAGGCCGCGCTGGAGGCCGCCCGCCTCGGCAAGACGCAGATCGACATGAGCGACTTCTACCGGGCGCTCGACAAGATCACGCTGGGGCTGGAGAACTCTTCTCTCACGATCAGCCCCGAGGAGAAAAAGGCCATCGCCTACCACGAGGCGGGGCATGCGGTGACCGCCGCCGTGATCCCCGGCAGCGACAAGCTCCAGAAGGTCTCGATCATCCCGCGCGGCCGCGCGCTCGGCGCCGCCTTCTACCTGCCGGAAGAGCAGGTGCTGATGAGCAAGGAGCGGCTGGAAAACCAGCTCGTGGTCGCGCTGGGGGGCCGCGCTGCCGAGGAAGTGTTCATGGGCTCGGTCACGAGCGGCGCCGCCGACGACTTCCGCAAGGCGACGAACATCGCCCGCAAGATGGTGCTGGAGTGGGGCATGGGCGAGAACTTCAAGAACATGGCCCTGACGACCGACTCCGGCCCGGTGTTCCTCGGCGAGGACATGGCGAAGCCCAAGGCCTTTTCCGAGCACACCTCGCAGCTCGTGGACGAGGATGTCAAGCGCATCCTGCACCGCGCCTACGACCGCGCCCGCTCGCTGGTGACCGAGTACTCGGGAGCGATGCACGAGGTCGCCGACGCGCTGCTCTCGCAGGAACTCATCACGGGTGACGTGGTGCGCGACGCGGTGGGCCGTGTGGGCCGCAGCCCCCAGCCCATGCCGCAGACGACGGCGTAA
- a CDS encoding DinB family protein, whose protein sequence is MNIPETYAYLVRARRDLWATLEGLPDEVLSRPLLDGERFHCIKDLVAHTAGVEDGWIHFTILRDTPVEDAFPALRDAGPGPVFARFPLAELLDYWRAVEGSTLAYLATLAEADLERIVEDAPEEHFRLDGLLWHVMLHEVRHTAQIAALLRTQGIKPPSLDLVFYLPNLWKP, encoded by the coding sequence ATGAATATCCCCGAGACCTACGCTTACCTCGTTCGTGCCCGCCGGGACCTGTGGGCCACGCTGGAGGGCTTGCCGGACGAGGTGCTGTCGCGCCCGCTGCTGGACGGTGAACGCTTCCACTGCATCAAGGATCTGGTGGCCCACACGGCGGGCGTGGAGGACGGCTGGATTCATTTCACCATCCTGCGAGACACGCCCGTGGAGGACGCTTTTCCTGCCCTGAGAGACGCCGGGCCGGGCCCCGTCTTCGCTAGGTTTCCTCTAGCAGAGCTGCTGGACTACTGGCGGGCGGTGGAGGGGAGCACCCTGGCCTACCTCGCCACGCTCGCGGAGGCCGATCTGGAGCGCATCGTGGAAGACGCACCCGAGGAGCACTTCAGGCTGGACGGCCTGCTGTGGCACGTCATGCTGCACGAGGTCCGGCACACCGCACAGATCGCCGCACTCCTGCGCACGCAGGGCATCAAACCGCCCTCGCTCGACTTGGTGTTCTACCTGCCGAATCTTTGGAAACCCTGA
- a CDS encoding DinB family protein: MNELTLLLESFRRNGRVNGMLLSALTPAEFDLSDGRGGWTVERHLRHMAAFRVGWLWNLSREHADPLLDHTQKDADGDPLWRWQNSPPAELAAAFDAGDEAALEAVRAHLASGEPFADPWNEGAYRSNPAHFLQHTIVHDSHHRGQIMALLRVGGRTAEQMEALDEHWAIWRE, from the coding sequence ATGAACGAACTGACTCTGCTGCTCGAATCCTTCCGCCGCAATGGGCGTGTCAATGGGATGCTGCTGAGCGCCCTGACGCCCGCCGAGTTCGACCTGAGCGACGGCCGGGGCGGCTGGACGGTCGAGCGGCACCTGCGGCACATGGCGGCCTTTCGCGTCGGCTGGCTGTGGAACCTGTCCCGTGAACACGCGGACCCGCTGCTCGACCACACGCAGAAGGATGCCGACGGTGACCCGCTGTGGCGCTGGCAGAACAGTCCCCCGGCCGAGCTGGCGGCGGCCTTCGATGCGGGGGATGAGGCCGCCCTGGAGGCAGTGCGGGCACACCTGGCGTCGGGTGAGCCCTTCGCCGACCCCTGGAACGAGGGCGCGTATCGGTCGAACCCCGCCCACTTCCTCCAGCACACCATCGTCCACGACTCGCACCACCGGGGGCAGATCATGGCCCTGCTGCGCGTGGGCGGGCGCACCGCCGAGCAGATGGAGGCGCTCGACGAGCACTGGGCCATCTGGCGGGAATAG
- a CDS encoding (4Fe-4S)-binding protein, with product MTQPTPSGEELLRGKAYTGDGVTVYYDAPRCVHVANCVRGLPGVFRPRERPWIQLWNEGDAERVAAVVRTCPTGALHYALENGPPEAPDRPTTITPVRDGPLAIRGALVIQTPAGEVREVRAALCRCGASENKPFCNGAHVKIGWKSGGATTPEQRGDDRHGEGQRADGARESQEQ from the coding sequence ATGACGCAGCCTACCCCCAGCGGCGAGGAGCTCCTGCGCGGCAAGGCCTACACCGGAGACGGGGTGACCGTCTATTACGACGCGCCCCGCTGCGTCCACGTCGCCAACTGCGTGCGGGGGCTGCCCGGGGTGTTCCGCCCCCGTGAGCGCCCCTGGATTCAGCTCTGGAACGAGGGCGACGCGGAGCGGGTGGCCGCGGTCGTCCGCACCTGCCCGACGGGGGCACTGCACTACGCGCTTGAGAATGGCCCGCCCGAGGCTCCCGACCGACCCACGACGATCACACCCGTGCGCGACGGCCCCCTCGCCATTCGCGGCGCCCTCGTGATCCAGACTCCGGCAGGCGAGGTGCGCGAGGTCCGGGCCGCCCTGTGTCGCTGCGGCGCGAGCGAGAACAAGCCCTTTTGTAACGGCGCCCACGTGAAGATCGGCTGGAAGAGTGGGGGCGCGACCACCCCCGAGCAGCGCGGCGACGACCGGCACGGGGAGGGGCAGCGGGCGGACGGGGCCCGGGAGTCACAGGAACAATAG
- a CDS encoding thymidine phosphorylase has product MTSSFNVPDLIRKKRDGEAHTRAELEHLVLGYTRGEVPDYQVSAWLMAVYLRGMTPQETADLTLVMAASGDELDLAGLPRTVDKHSTGGVGDKTSLILTPMLAALGLTVAKMSGRGLAHTGGTIDKLESFPGWTPELPEDRFIEQAREIGLALVGQSRDLAPADGKLYALRDVTATVDCLPLIASSIMSKKLASGAHTVVLDVKVGAGAFMRTLDDGRALAQAMVDIGTRAGRQVRAVLTDMDAPLGRMAGNSLEVQEALATLRGEGPGDLTELCVALAVEALAAYGEDEGQAEARARATLQDGSALEKFRAFIAAQGGDAALVDDPDRLDVAPGRAEVTAPSSGFVAGIDALAVGRAVLALGGGRERKGEAIDHGVGVELLKKPGEAVGAGEAVLRLYHRGGRGLETARALLTAGLSVSETAPEAQPLILDRVN; this is encoded by the coding sequence ATGACCTCCTCCTTCAACGTCCCCGACCTGATCCGCAAGAAGCGCGACGGTGAGGCGCACACCCGCGCCGAACTCGAACACCTCGTGCTGGGCTACACGCGCGGCGAGGTGCCCGACTATCAGGTTAGCGCGTGGCTGATGGCCGTGTACCTGCGCGGCATGACCCCGCAGGAGACCGCCGACCTGACGCTGGTGATGGCCGCCTCGGGCGACGAGCTGGACCTTGCCGGGCTGCCCCGCACCGTGGACAAGCACTCGACGGGCGGCGTGGGCGACAAGACCAGCCTGATCCTGACGCCGATGCTCGCCGCGCTCGGCCTGACCGTCGCCAAGATGAGCGGGCGGGGACTCGCGCACACGGGCGGCACCATCGACAAGCTCGAAAGCTTCCCCGGCTGGACGCCCGAACTCCCCGAGGACCGCTTCATCGAGCAGGCCCGCGAGATCGGCCTCGCCCTCGTCGGGCAGTCCAGGGACCTCGCGCCCGCCGACGGCAAGCTCTACGCCCTGCGCGACGTGACGGCCACCGTGGACTGCCTGCCGCTGATCGCCAGTTCCATCATGAGCAAGAAACTCGCCTCGGGGGCGCACACGGTCGTCCTTGACGTGAAGGTGGGCGCCGGGGCCTTCATGCGGACGCTGGACGACGGGCGGGCCCTGGCGCAGGCGATGGTGGACATCGGCACGCGGGCCGGACGGCAGGTGCGGGCGGTGCTCACCGACATGGACGCGCCCCTGGGCCGCATGGCCGGGAACAGCCTGGAGGTGCAGGAAGCCCTCGCCACCCTGCGCGGCGAGGGACCGGGGGACCTGACCGAACTGTGCGTCGCCCTCGCGGTGGAGGCGCTGGCCGCCTACGGGGAGGACGAGGGGCAGGCGGAGGCCCGCGCCAGAGCAACCCTGCAAGACGGCTCGGCCCTGGAGAAGTTCCGCGCCTTCATCGCCGCCCAGGGCGGGGACGCGGCGCTGGTGGACGACCCGGACCGGCTCGACGTGGCCCCCGGACGGGCCGAGGTGACGGCGCCCTCCTCCGGCTTCGTGGCGGGGATCGACGCCCTCGCGGTGGGCCGGGCGGTCCTCGCCCTCGGCGGCGGGCGCGAGCGCAAGGGCGAGGCCATCGACCACGGGGTCGGGGTGGAGCTGCTGAAAAAGCCCGGCGAGGCGGTGGGGGCAGGGGAAGCCGTGCTGCGGCTCTACCACAGAGGGGGGCGGGGGCTGGAGACGGCGCGGGCTCTGCTGACGGCGGGCCTGAGCGTGTCGGAAACGGCGCCCGAGGCCCAGCCGCTGATCCTCGACCGGGTGAACTGA
- a CDS encoding LapA family protein, with the protein MRTIVLVVIVVLAVIFAILNRNALLFPHTLSLGFVTYREVPLGLILLLTGLVLALIFYFWAGVSRLRAQADSARLLRDMEALRNSLDHQEGSRFAQLQGYLDQRFQALGSGGAADQGETVGQQLAATNARLDALERNLNVQLAQIDDYLKRRLR; encoded by the coding sequence ATGCGGACCATCGTGCTCGTCGTGATCGTCGTGCTGGCGGTGATCTTCGCGATTCTCAACCGCAACGCGCTGCTCTTTCCCCACACCCTCAGCCTGGGCTTCGTGACCTACCGCGAGGTGCCGCTGGGGCTGATCCTGCTGCTGACCGGGCTGGTGCTGGCCCTGATCTTCTACTTCTGGGCGGGCGTCTCGCGGCTGCGGGCGCAGGCGGACAGCGCGCGGCTGCTCCGCGACATGGAGGCCCTGCGCAACAGCCTCGATCATCAGGAGGGGAGCCGCTTCGCCCAGCTCCAGGGCTACCTCGACCAGCGCTTTCAGGCCCTGGGATCGGGGGGTGCGGCGGACCAGGGCGAGACGGTGGGGCAGCAGCTCGCGGCGACGAACGCGCGCCTCGACGCCCTGGAACGCAACCTGAACGTGCAGCTCGCGCAGATCGACGACTACCTCAAACGCAGGCTGCGCTGA
- the accD gene encoding acetyl-CoA carboxylase, carboxyltransferase subunit beta yields MALDRFFRRRRPQPQAGSDVPDLWTQCPACKEGVYNRDLEAGRFVCPRCGHHLRIDAGKRVEVLLDPGTFHQLSGRVRPTDPLQFEDTEPYALRLARAQAKTGRPDAILTGTGTVEGVPVTLAVMDFAFSGGSMGSVVGEEISRAAEHAASHGTPFVLVAASGGARMQESALSLMQMAKTTVALEGLSARGLPYVSLLTDPTTGGVTASFATVADVILAEPGALIGFAGPRVIQQTIRQNLPEGFQRAEFLMEHGMIDDVVDRREHRAYLARLLGVLLRREVGA; encoded by the coding sequence ATGGCGCTCGACCGTTTTTTCCGCAGACGCCGCCCGCAGCCGCAGGCGGGCAGCGACGTGCCGGACCTGTGGACCCAGTGCCCTGCTTGCAAGGAGGGCGTGTACAACCGTGACCTGGAGGCGGGCCGCTTCGTCTGCCCCCGGTGCGGGCATCACCTGCGAATCGACGCGGGCAAGCGGGTGGAGGTCTTGCTCGACCCCGGCACGTTCCATCAGCTCTCGGGCCGCGTGCGTCCGACCGATCCCCTCCAGTTCGAGGACACCGAGCCCTACGCGCTGCGCCTCGCCCGCGCCCAGGCGAAGACGGGCCGCCCCGACGCGATCCTGACGGGCACGGGCACGGTGGAGGGCGTCCCCGTCACCCTCGCCGTGATGGACTTCGCCTTCAGCGGGGGCAGCATGGGCAGCGTGGTGGGCGAGGAGATCTCGCGCGCCGCCGAACACGCCGCCTCGCACGGCACGCCGTTCGTCCTCGTCGCGGCGAGCGGCGGGGCCCGGATGCAGGAGAGTGCCCTGTCGCTGATGCAGATGGCGAAGACGACCGTGGCGCTCGAAGGCCTCTCGGCGCGCGGCCTGCCGTACGTCAGCCTGCTCACCGACCCGACGACGGGCGGCGTGACGGCGAGCTTCGCCACCGTGGCCGACGTGATCCTGGCCGAGCCGGGGGCCCTCATCGGCTTCGCGGGGCCGCGCGTGATCCAGCAGACGATCCGCCAGAACCTCCCCGAGGGCTTCCAGCGCGCCGAGTTCCTGATGGAGCACGGCATGATCGACGACGTGGTGGACCGCCGCGAACACCGCGCGTACCTCGCCCGGCTGCTCGGCGTGCTGCTGCGCCGCGAGGTGGGCGCGTGA
- a CDS encoding acetyl-CoA carboxylase carboxyltransferase subunit alpha — MSPASPDAVRELEARVHDLEDTARRTGQNLDAAITPLRAEVERLRAAHREPVTRWERVGLARAPGRPTALDYAERLCSDFTELHGDRAFGDDLALIGGPARWQGTPVMLLMQQKGRDTKGKIKRRFGMSNPEGYRKAMRLMDLADRFGLPVVSLIDTPGAYPGIEAEERGQAWAIAESIQRMVRLSVPAVCAVIGEGGSGGALAVGVGNRVLIQENAWYSVISPESCAAILWRDAAQAPKAAEALKLTAPDLLELGIVEEIVPEPPGGAHLDPDAAARALGEAVGRHLAELGGLSEAELKAQRAERFRSLGAFTEG; from the coding sequence GTGAGCCCCGCCTCCCCCGACGCCGTGCGCGAGCTTGAGGCCCGCGTCCATGACCTGGAGGACACCGCCCGCCGCACCGGGCAGAACCTCGACGCGGCGATCACGCCCCTGCGCGCCGAGGTCGAGCGCCTGCGGGCCGCCCACCGGGAGCCGGTCACCCGCTGGGAGCGGGTGGGGCTCGCCCGCGCCCCGGGCCGCCCGACCGCCCTCGACTACGCCGAGCGGCTGTGCAGCGACTTCACCGAGCTGCACGGCGACCGCGCCTTCGGGGACGACCTCGCCCTGATCGGCGGCCCCGCGCGCTGGCAGGGCACGCCCGTCATGCTGCTGATGCAGCAAAAGGGGCGCGACACCAAGGGCAAGATCAAGCGCCGCTTCGGCATGAGCAACCCGGAGGGCTACCGCAAGGCGATGCGGCTGATGGACCTCGCCGACCGCTTCGGGCTGCCCGTCGTCTCCCTGATCGACACGCCCGGCGCCTACCCCGGCATCGAGGCCGAGGAGCGCGGGCAGGCCTGGGCCATCGCCGAGAGCATCCAACGTATGGTGCGCCTCTCGGTGCCCGCCGTCTGCGCCGTGATCGGCGAGGGGGGCAGCGGCGGCGCGCTCGCGGTGGGGGTGGGCAACCGGGTCCTGATTCAGGAGAACGCCTGGTACAGCGTGATCAGCCCCGAGTCGTGCGCGGCGATCCTCTGGCGCGACGCGGCCCAGGCCCCCAAGGCCGCGGAGGCGCTCAAGCTCACCGCCCCCGACCTGCTGGAACTGGGCATCGTCGAGGAGATCGTCCCCGAGCCCCCCGGCGGCGCCCACCTCGACCCGGACGCCGCCGCGCGGGCGCTGGGCGAGGCCGTGGGCCGTCACCTCGCCGAGCTGGGCGGCCTCAGCGAGGCGGAGTTGAAGGCGCAGCGGGCCGAGCGTTTCCGGTCGCTGGGAGCGTTCACGGAGGGCTGA
- a CDS encoding flavin monoamine oxidase family protein, which yields MTTTQRTDVIVVGAGLAGLTAARRLTQAGWRVRVLEARDRVGGRTHTIRLPLTGVSVDVGGQWVGPNQPHVMALIRELGLEVYPTHDEGQNLAHLLGKTLRYRGLIPPLPPHVLADYALLSGRFEALARRIPKEAPWTAPKAEALDSETFDTWITRHARTPQTRALMRLYAGAVFSADAREISLLHALTYTAHGGGINGHTLIRGHALQDRVLGGAQAIAQRLADDLDDVRLSSPVMKVEQDGEGVTLHTPNGPHRAVLAVLAVPPALLSGVGFDPPLPPRRAQLQQRLPMGAVVKFMAVYERPFWRDAGLSGMAISDEGPVTVTFDNSPPQGLPGVLLGFIEGGEARALMGASETARRNAALARLARLFGPEALHPLETVERDWSAEPHSGGCYGALFGPGVWTGYGEALRDPVGRLHWAGAETARVWMNYMDGAVESGERAAAEVLAVGQPAEAVLPA from the coding sequence ATGACGACAACTCAGAGAACGGACGTGATCGTCGTCGGCGCGGGCCTCGCCGGGCTCACCGCCGCGCGCAGGTTGACGCAAGCGGGATGGCGGGTCCGGGTGCTGGAGGCGCGGGACCGGGTGGGTGGGCGCACCCACACCATCCGCCTCCCCCTCACGGGCGTGAGCGTGGACGTGGGCGGGCAGTGGGTCGGCCCCAACCAGCCGCACGTCATGGCCCTGATCCGCGAGCTGGGGCTGGAGGTGTACCCCACCCACGACGAGGGGCAGAACCTCGCGCACCTGCTGGGCAAGACGCTGCGTTACCGGGGGCTGATCCCGCCGCTGCCGCCGCACGTGCTCGCCGACTACGCCCTGCTCTCGGGCCGGTTCGAGGCCCTCGCCCGCCGCATTCCGAAGGAGGCGCCCTGGACGGCGCCGAAGGCTGAGGCCCTGGATTCCGAGACCTTCGACACCTGGATCACCCGCCATGCCCGCACGCCCCAGACCCGCGCCCTGATGCGGCTGTATGCCGGGGCGGTCTTCAGCGCCGACGCCCGGGAGATCAGCCTGCTCCACGCCCTGACCTACACCGCGCACGGCGGCGGGATCAACGGCCACACCCTCATCCGCGGCCACGCCCTGCAAGACCGGGTGCTGGGCGGCGCGCAGGCCATCGCGCAGCGGCTGGCGGATGATCTGGACGACGTTCGGTTGAGCAGCCCGGTGATGAAGGTGGAGCAGGACGGGGAGGGCGTCACCCTCCATACCCCGAATGGCCCGCACCGCGCCGTCCTCGCCGTCCTCGCCGTGCCCCCGGCCCTGCTCTCCGGCGTGGGGTTCGACCCGCCGCTCCCGCCCCGCCGCGCGCAGCTCCAGCAGCGGCTGCCGATGGGAGCGGTCGTCAAGTTCATGGCCGTCTACGAGCGCCCCTTCTGGCGGGACGCGGGCCTCAGCGGCATGGCGATCAGCGACGAGGGGCCCGTGACCGTCACCTTCGACAACAGCCCGCCGCAGGGCCTCCCCGGCGTGCTGCTCGGCTTCATCGAGGGTGGGGAGGCACGGGCGCTGATGGGGGCGAGCGAGACGGCGCGCCGGAACGCGGCCCTCGCCCGCCTCGCCCGCCTGTTCGGCCCGGAGGCCCTGCACCCCCTCGAAACCGTCGAGCGCGACTGGTCCGCCGAGCCTCACAGCGGCGGCTGTTACGGCGCCCTCTTCGGTCCCGGCGTGTGGACCGGGTACGGCGAGGCGCTGCGTGATCCCGTGGGCCGCCTGCACTGGGCGGGGGCGGAGACGGCCCGGGTGTGGATGAACTACATGGACGGCGCGGTCGAGAGCGGCGAGCGAGCGGCGGCGGAGGTGCTGGCGGTGGGGCAGCCCGCGGAGGCCGTCTTGCCCGCCTGA